A single genomic interval of Aedes aegypti strain LVP_AGWG chromosome 1, AaegL5.0 Primary Assembly, whole genome shotgun sequence harbors:
- the LOC5573410 gene encoding RING finger protein 141: MGQQVSTLPQKILPNDTVDSLQFEIKKQAQIFSEIGSLSYEDFQKCLADLNSLSRKCLDPNGKQLVFAVKKGTDSSVLWKGTVRIACVKVDPTTKKVECYKLLNLKQFLQVFRTFQTNLHAMVTVETQRIRSPTSSPTHSSSTSTTTTNGRNGSSSSGAGSFERPDFSPQTPNSFVFPHGPTITTASMLMEQVDAISGGGGVAYSCEDSNGGAIGGGPIECNECCICMERKPEVSLPCAHSYCTPCIEQWNIHQKKCPICDEELASTDDTWVLSEMPEAEEISEEICVTLMKLSVDERKK, from the exons ATGGGCCAGCAAGTGTCCACTTTGCCGCAGAAGATCCTACCGAACGATACGGTGGATTCGCTGCAGTTCGAAATAAAAAAGCAGGCGCAGATTTTCTCCGAGATCGGCAGCCTCAGCTACGAGGACTTCCAGAAATGTCTGGCCGATCTCAATAGCTT ATCGCGCAAATGTCTGGACCCGAACGGGAAACAGCTAGTCTTCGCGGTCAAAAAAGGCACCGACAGCAGCGTCCTCTGGAAGGGTACGGTACGCATTGCGTGCGTCAAGGTTGATCCCACCACCAAAAAGGTCGAATGTTACAAACTGCTGAACCTGAAGCAATTCCTGCAGGTGTTCCGCACCTTCCAGACCAATCTGCACGCGATGGTTACCGTTGAGACGCAAAGGATCCGTAGTCCCACATCCAGTCCAACACATTCCAGTTCCACGTCGACCACAACGACCAACGGGCGCAATGGTAGCTCATCGAGTGGGGCCGGATCGTTCGAGCGACCGGATTTCAGCCCACAAACGCCAAATTCATTTGTATTTCCGCATGGCCCAACGATCACAACGGCATCGATGCTGATGGAACAGGTCGATGCAATCAGTGGTGGTGGAGGTGTCGCATACTCCTGTGAGGATTCAAACGGAGGAGCCATCGGAGGGGGACCCATCGAGTGCAACGAGTGCTGCATCTGCATGGAACGGAAACCGGAAGTGTCGCTTCCATGCGCTCACAGCTACTGCACACCCTGCATCGAGCAGTGGAATATACACCAGAAGAAATGTCCGATATGTGACGAGGAGCTGGCCAGTACCGACGACACTTGGGTCCTGTCAGAGATGCCAGAAGCTGAGGAGATCAGTGAAGAGATCTGTGTCACCTTGATGAAGTTGTCTGTCGATGAGCGTAAAAAGTGA